TTCATGCCCACGGTCACCTTGCGCGCGAACTGCTCGCCCGTCCGGCCATCGAAGAGAACGGACTGGCCGCTTTCGTCGAACCCGGCGCGGCGCAGCGCGTCGTTCACATCGGCTTCCTTGGCGCCGTCGAAGACCGGAGTCGCGATCGGCACACCGCTGGTGACGTTGCCCGCCGCTTCCAGCATCTGGTCGTCGTCCATGACCGAGAAGCCTTCTTCGTAGACATCGTCGCCGTAGGCAATCCGCAGCGCTTCACGCACCGGGGACATGTCGCCCGAGCGACGGTAGTCCTGCAGGGCATCGTCGATCTTCAGGCCGAGGCCACGCGCGGCCCAGCCGGTGTGGGTCTCGAGGATCTGACCGACGTTCATCCGCGACGGCACGCCGAGCGGGTTCAGACAGAAGTCGACCGGGGTCCCGTCTTCGAGGAACGGCATGTCCTCCATCGGAACCACGCGGGAAACAACACCCTTGTTCCCGTGACGACCGGCCATCTTGTCACCCGGCTGAAGCTTGCGCTTCACGGCAATGAAGACCTTGACCATCTTCATCACACCCGGCGGCAGGTCGTCGCCACGACGGACCTTTTCGACCTTGTCCTCGAAACGGGCATCCAGGGCACGCTTCTGCGCCTCGTACTGCTCGTTCAGGGCTTCGACGATCTGGGCTTCCTGGTCGTCTTCCAGGGCAAGCTGCCACCACTGACCACGGCTGAGCATGCCCAGCAGGTCCTCGGTGATCTCGGACCCGGCCTTGACGCCTTTCGGGCCTTTGACAGCCTTCTTGCCAAGCAGCATGTCCTTCAGACGCGCATAGATGTTGCGGTCCAGGATCGCCAGTTCGTCATCGCGGTCACGCGACAGCTGTTCGACTTCTTCGCGCTCGATCTGCAGGGCACGTTCGTCCTTTTCGACGCCGTGACGGTTGAAGACCCGCACTTCGACGACAGTGCCGTAATCGCCCGGCTTCACGCGCAGCGAGGTGTCACGAACGTCCGAAGCCTTTTCACCGAAGATGGCGCGCAGAAGCTTTTCTTCCGGCGTCATCGGGCTTTCGCCCTTCGGCGTGATCTTCCCGACAAGAATGTCGCCCGGTTCCACGTCCGCACCGATGTAGACGATGCCAGCCTCGTCGAGGTTGCGCAGCGCTTCTTCACCGACGTTGGGAATGTCGCGGGTGATTTCTTCCGGACCCAGCTTCGTGTCACGGGCGGCAACTTCGAATTCCTCGATGTGGATCGAGGTGAAGACGTCGTCGCGCGAGATACGCTCGGAGATCAGGATGGAGTCTTCGTAGTTGTAGCCATTCCACGGCATGAAGGCGACGATGATGTTCTTGCCCAGGGCCAGTTCGCCCATGTCCGTGGACGGACCATCGGCAACCACTTCGCCCTTCACGACCTTGTCGCCCACCTTCACCAGCGGACGCTGGTTGATGCAGGTGTTCTGGTTCGACCGCTGGAACTTGCGCATCCGGTAGATGTCGACCCCGGCATCGCCAAGCTCGAGATCCTCGGTTGCACGGATCACGATCCGCTGCGCATCCACCTGGTCGATGATCCCGCCGCGTTTGGCCATGATGGCCGCGCCGGAATCCCGTGCCACGACTTCCTCGATCCCGGTGCCGACCAGCGGCGCCTCGGCCCGCAGAAGCGGAACCGCCTGACGCTGCATGTTCGAGCCCATAAGAGCGCGGTTGGCGTCATCGTTTTCAAGGAACGGGATCAACGAGGCAGCGACCGAGACCAGCTGCTTCGGCGAGACGTCGATCAGGTCCACGTTTTCCGTCGGGGTCAGCGTGTATTCGCCGGCCTGACGGGTGTTGACCATCTCGTTCGTGAAGACGCCGCCGTCATCCAGCGATGCGTTGGCCTGGGCCACCACGTGACGCTGTTCCTCCGTCGCGGACATGTAGTGCACCTCGTCGGTGACCTGCTTGTCCTTGACGACCCGGTAGGGGGTCTCGATGAAGCCGTACTTGTTCACCCGCGCGAAGGTCGCGAGGCTGTTGATCAGACCGATGTTCGGGCCTTCCGGCGTTTCAATCGGGCACATCCGGCCGTAGTGGGTGGCGTGAACGTCACGCACTTCGAAGCCGGCACGTTCGCGGGTCAGACCACCCGGGCCAAGCGCCGAAAGGCGGCGTTTGTGCGTCACTTCGGACAGCGGGTTGGTTTGGTCCATGAACTGCGACAGCTGCGAGGAGCCGAAGAATTCGCGGACGGCCGCGGCCGCCGGTTTGGCGTTGATCAGATCCTGGGGCATGACCGTGTCGATTTCGACGCTGGACATACGTTCCTTGATCGCGCGCTCCATGCGCAGCAAACCGACGCGGTACTGATTTTCCATCAGTTCGCCGACCGAGCGCACACGACGGTTGCCGAGGTGGTCGATGTCGTCGATTTCGCCCTTGCCGTCACGCAGTTCGACCAGCGCCTTGATGCAGGCGACGATGTCTTCGCGATCCAGGGTCCGCTGGGTGTCGGGCTTTTCAAGCGCCAGGCGCATGTTCATCTTGACGCGGCCGACGGCGGACAGGTCATACCGCTCGCTGTCGAAGAACAGCGTGTCGAACAGGTTCGACGCGGCTTCGACGGTGGGCGGTTCACCCGGACGCATGACGCGGTAGATGTCCATGAGCGCGGTGTTGCGGTTCATGTTCTTGTCCATCGCCATGGTGTTCCGCATGTACGGGCCCACGGTGATGTTGTCGATATCCAGCACGGGGATCTCGGTGATCCCGGCATCGATCAGGTCCTTGACGGTCCCGCCGATGATCTCGCCTTCCTTGTCGTATTCCAGGGTCAGTTCGTCCCCGGCTTCGACGTAGATGGCGCCGTTGTCTTCGTTGATGATGTCCTTGGACACGAACTTGCCGACGATGCGGTCGAAGGGCATCAGCAGGTTCTTCACCGCTTCTTCGTCGATCAGCTTCTTGACGGCGCGCGGGGTCACCTTCTTGCCGGCTTCGGCAATGATCTCGCCCGAGTCGGCATCGACAAGGTCATAGGTCGGGCGCGTGCCACGAACGCGCTCGGGGAAGAACTTGGTCACCCAGCCCTGGCCGCGACGGTAGGTGTAGTCAACCGTGTTGTAATAAGCGTCCATGATCGATTCCTGGTCCAGCCCGAGAGCATAGAGCAGGGTCGTCACCGGCAGTTTGCGACGACGGTCGATCCGGGCATAGACATTGTCCTTGGCGTCGAATTCGAAGTCGAGCCAGGAGCCACGGTAGGGAATGATCCGGCAGGCGAACAGCAGCTTGCCCGAGGAGTGCGTCTTGCCCTTGTCATGGTCGAAGAACACGCCGGGCGAACGGTGCATCTGGGACACGATCACACGTTCGGTGCCGTTCACGATGAACGTCCCGTTATGGGTCATCAGGGGCATGTCGCCCATGAAGACATCCTGTTCCTTGATGTCCTTGACCGACTTGGCGCCGGTATCTTCGTCGATATCGAAGACGATCAGACGCAGCGTGACCTTCAGCGGTCCGCTGTAGGTCATGTCGCGCTGCATGCATTCTTCGACGTCGTACTTGGGCTTTTCGAGCTCGTATTTCACGAACTCCAGAACAGCCGTCTCATTGAAATCCTTGATCGGGAACACCGACTGGAAAACACCCTTGATCCCTTCGCCATCGGCGGGGTCAATCTGGTCTCCGGATTTCAGGAAGAGTTCGTAGGAGCTTTTCTGAACCTCGATAAGGTTCGGCATTTCAAGAACTTCGCGAATTTTACCGTAGTATTTGCGAAGACGTTTCTGACCAAGATAGGTCTGAGCCATGACAGAAGTCACCTTTCGTTTCTCATCGGAAGCGCGCGCCGTCGGGGCACCAGCGCACACGTCCCTGCGAGACAGGAGTTCGGATCAATGCCTGACCACCGGCCCAATGGTGGTCTCCCGATTCCGAACCTCCCTGAGGAAGAACCCGGCCGCTCCGACA
The Pseudooceanicola algae genome window above contains:
- the rpoB gene encoding DNA-directed RNA polymerase subunit beta — translated: MAQTYLGQKRLRKYYGKIREVLEMPNLIEVQKSSYELFLKSGDQIDPADGEGIKGVFQSVFPIKDFNETAVLEFVKYELEKPKYDVEECMQRDMTYSGPLKVTLRLIVFDIDEDTGAKSVKDIKEQDVFMGDMPLMTHNGTFIVNGTERVIVSQMHRSPGVFFDHDKGKTHSSGKLLFACRIIPYRGSWLDFEFDAKDNVYARIDRRRKLPVTTLLYALGLDQESIMDAYYNTVDYTYRRGQGWVTKFFPERVRGTRPTYDLVDADSGEIIAEAGKKVTPRAVKKLIDEEAVKNLLMPFDRIVGKFVSKDIINEDNGAIYVEAGDELTLEYDKEGEIIGGTVKDLIDAGITEIPVLDIDNITVGPYMRNTMAMDKNMNRNTALMDIYRVMRPGEPPTVEAASNLFDTLFFDSERYDLSAVGRVKMNMRLALEKPDTQRTLDREDIVACIKALVELRDGKGEIDDIDHLGNRRVRSVGELMENQYRVGLLRMERAIKERMSSVEIDTVMPQDLINAKPAAAAVREFFGSSQLSQFMDQTNPLSEVTHKRRLSALGPGGLTRERAGFEVRDVHATHYGRMCPIETPEGPNIGLINSLATFARVNKYGFIETPYRVVKDKQVTDEVHYMSATEEQRHVVAQANASLDDGGVFTNEMVNTRQAGEYTLTPTENVDLIDVSPKQLVSVAASLIPFLENDDANRALMGSNMQRQAVPLLRAEAPLVGTGIEEVVARDSGAAIMAKRGGIIDQVDAQRIVIRATEDLELGDAGVDIYRMRKFQRSNQNTCINQRPLVKVGDKVVKGEVVADGPSTDMGELALGKNIIVAFMPWNGYNYEDSILISERISRDDVFTSIHIEEFEVAARDTKLGPEEITRDIPNVGEEALRNLDEAGIVYIGADVEPGDILVGKITPKGESPMTPEEKLLRAIFGEKASDVRDTSLRVKPGDYGTVVEVRVFNRHGVEKDERALQIEREEVEQLSRDRDDELAILDRNIYARLKDMLLGKKAVKGPKGVKAGSEITEDLLGMLSRGQWWQLALEDDQEAQIVEALNEQYEAQKRALDARFEDKVEKVRRGDDLPPGVMKMVKVFIAVKRKLQPGDKMAGRHGNKGVVSRVVPMEDMPFLEDGTPVDFCLNPLGVPSRMNVGQILETHTGWAARGLGLKIDDALQDYRRSGDMSPVREALRIAYGDDVYEEGFSVMDDDQMLEAAGNVTSGVPIATPVFDGAKEADVNDALRRAGFDESGQSVLFDGRTGEQFARKVTVGMKYLLKLHHLVDDKIHARSTGPYSLVTQQPLGGKAQFGGQRFGEMEVWALEAYGAAYTLQEMLTVKSDDVAGRTKVYESIVKGEDNFEAGVPESFNVLVKEVRGLGLNMELLDAEEEE